The sequence below is a genomic window from Curtobacterium sp. MCPF17_002.
CGATCTGTGGGTGCGTCTAGCTCTTCGACGCCTCGACGAACGTGCGGCGCGGGTCGGTCTCCTTGATGAGGGAGGTCGCATCGCGACCCGACACGGCACCGGTGACCCAGCCGATGACGATGCGGGCCTTCCGGTTGAGGGTCGGCATCGCGTACACGTGGTACGCGCGGTGCGCGAGCCACGCCAGCAGGTTGGTCATCTTGATGCCCTTGATGTTCGCCGCGCCCTTGGCGACGCCGTACGAGGCGACCGTGCCGATCGACGGGTGGCGGTACTCCTCGAGGGGCTTGCCGGTGATCGTCGCCACCACGTTGTCCGCGGCCACGACGGCCTGACGGACGGCGTTCTGCGCGTTCGGCGGGTAGTACGCCGGCTGCTTGTCGGCCGTCAGGTCGGGCACCTGCGCGACGTCGCCGAGGCCCCAGACGCCCGGGACGACCTCGTGGGTGTCCTCTGCCTCGACCTGCAGCTTCGCGTTCGCCGCGAGGTGGCCCTTCGGCCCGCGCGGCAGGTCGGACGCGTCGAGGAGCGGGTTCGGCTTCACGCCGGCCGTCCAGACGAGGAGCCCGGTGGCGAACTCGTCACCGTCGGAGAGCTTCACCACGCCGCCCTCACAGCTGGGCATCGTGGTCTTCAGACGGACGTCGATGCCGCGGGCGCGAAGCGACTCGAGCGTCCACTTCGACAGTTCCGGGCCGACCTCGGGCGCGACACGGTCGAGTGCGTCGATGAGGACCCAGCGCGGGTGCTCGCCGGCGAGCGACGGGTACGTCTTGATGGCGGCCTGCGACACGTCGAAGAGCTCACCGATCGCCTCGACGCCGGTGTAGCCACCGCCGACGAAGATGCTCGTGAGCAGACGGCGACGCTCGTCCTCGTCGCGGGTGGCAGCGGCCTTCGCGATGTTGTCGAGGAGCTTCGCGCGGACGTAGGCGGCCTCCTCGACGCTCTTGAAGCCGATGCCGTACTCCTCGAGACCGGGCGTCGGGAACGTGCGGGTGACCGAGCCGAGCGCGACGACCAGCTGGTCGTAGCCGAGCGTGCGGTCGTCGCCGCCGGCCGTGGCGATCGTGACGGTCTTGTCGGCCGACGTGATGCCGGTGACCTTGCCCTGGATCACACGGGTCTTCCGGAGCGCACGACGGAGCTCCACCGTGACGTCCTTCGGGGCGATGTGGCCGCCGGCGACCTCCGGCAGGAAGGGCAGGTACGTGTAGTACGTGTTCTGGTCCACCAGCGTGATGCGCATCGGCACGGTCGCAGCGTGCTTCTGCAGCTGCTTGACGGTGGTGTAGCCAGCGGAGCCGCCGCCGAGGACGAGGACGTGAGGGATCGAGTCTGCCATTCCCCCGGTCTACCGGAGAATGCCTTGGTGTGTCATGAGGCCGCGCCGTCGTCACCCCGGTACTCGGCGGATCCAACCCCGAGAATGCCTTGGTGTGTCATGAGGCCGCGCCGCCGCGGCGGTGATCCCGCACGCGCCACCACGCCGTTTCGGCGAGTTCGAGGCCTGTGTAGACGCCGTGCGGGGTGCGTCGGGACTCGGTCAACGAGAACCGACGGAGCCGGTAGCCACCGCCGAAGCGGTCGATGATCGCTTCGGGGGACGATTCGGCGTCGCGCTTGACGTACCAGGTGCGGTCGTCGACCGGCTCGATCACGCCGCGGTCACCGGCGGCCGCCGATCCGGGACCGCAGCAGGTCGATGCGCTTCTGGATCTGCTCGATGCTCGCCTGCGCCACGGCCGGGCCGCCGCTGATCCGCCGGAGTTCGGCGTGGATCGCGCCGTGCGGCTCGTTCGAGTGCCGCGACCAGATGGAGACGAGACGGTGCAGCTCGGACCGCTGCTCCTTGATCGTCTGGTACATCGGCCGGTTCTCGGGTTCCTTCGCCGTGGGCATGCCGTCCTTGGGCAGGCGACCCTTGGCGCGCTTGGCCTGCGTCGCCTGCCGAGCGCGGAGCAGGTCGCGCACCTGGTCGGGTTCGAGGAGCCCCGGGATGCCGATGAAGTCGAGCTCTTCGAGTGAGCCGACCTCTCCCCCGGTGCCGAACTCGCCGCCGTCGTAGAGCACCCGGTCGAACGAGGCCTGCGAGTCGAGCGCCTCGAACGGCTGCACCTCGAGCAGGCTCTCGGACGCGCGGTCCTCCTTGTTGGCCTCGGCGACCATCGCGTCCTCGGGGTTGTACATCCCGTCGTCGGCGTCCTTCGGGCGGTCCAGCGCGTGGTCGCGTTCGAGCTCGAGCGACGCGGCCAGCGCCATCAGGCCGGGCACGCTCGGCAGGAACACCGACGCGGTCTCACCACGACGGCGGGCGCGCACGAAGCGACCGATGACCTGGGCGAAGAACAGCGGGGTGCTGGCGCTCGTGGCGTAGACGCCGACGCAGAGGCGCGGGACGTCGACGCCCTCGGACACCATGCGGACGGCGACCATCCAGCGGGACGTGTCCTCACCGAACGCCTGGATCCGGCTCGACGCCGCGACCTCGTCGGAGAGCACGACGGTGGGTCGTTCGCCGGTGATCTGCTGCAGGATCCGGGCGTAGGCACGGGCCGTGGTGGTGTCCGTGGCGATGACGAGGCCACCGGCGTCCGGGACGCCGCGCCGGACCTCGGTCAGGCGCTTGTCGGCGGCGGAGAGGACCGCGGGCATCCACTCGCCCTCCGGCGAGAGGGCAGTACGCCATGCCTGGGCGGTGATGTCCTTCGTCACCGGCTCGCCGAGCGACGCCGACATCTCGTCGCCCATGCGCGTCTTCCAGCGCATCTGCCCGGCGTAGGCCATGAACAGCACGGGACGGACGACGCCGTCCTTCAGCGCCCGGCCGTACCCGTAGTTGTAGTCCGAGATCGAGGTGCGGATGCCCTGCTCGTCGGGGGCGTACTGCACGAACGGGATCGGTGCGGTGTCCGAACGGAACGGGGTGCCCGAGAGCGAGAGCCGTCGTGTGGCCTTCGAGAAGGCCTCCCTGATGCCGTCGCCCCACGTCAGGGCGTCGCCACCGTGGTGGACCTCGTCGAGGACGACCAGGGTGCGCCCGCCCTCGGTGATCTTCTGGTGGACCTCGGGGTTCATGCCGACCTGGGCGTACGTGATCGCCACGCCCTGGTAGTGCCGGCCGAACATGCCGTCACCGTTCTTGAACATCGGGTCGAGGCGGATGCCGACGCGGTCCGCCGAGTCCGCCCACTGCCGCTTGAGGTGCTCGGTCGGGGCGACGACCACGATCCGGTCGACGGTGCCGCGGGCGAGGAGCTCGGTCGCGAGGCGGAGGGCGAAGGTGGTCTTGCCGGCGCCGGGTGTCGCCGCGGCGAGGAAGTCGCGCGGTTCCTTCTCGAAGTACTTCGTCAGCGCCTCGACCTGCCAGGCGCGCAGCTTCGACGCGGTGCCCCAGGCAGCGCGGTCGGGGAACGCCGGAGAGAGGTGCTGGACGGCCGAGTTGCCGGCGGCTTCGGCCGCGGCCGCGGCGTCCTGGTGTGCGGCCGCCGGGGTGCTGTCGTGCGCGGCCGCCGGGGAGTCGTCCCACAGCGCCGCGGACTCGTTGTCGGCCCCTGGCTGATCGGTGTACTCGGCTGCGCTCACTGCTGGAGATTCTACCGTCACCCTCGGTCCTGCCGAGCGTGCGGGACGTGCCCCTCGGGCGTGCCGCGGACGAGCGATGCCGGTCGCAGCACGCCGGCGCCGAAGCGCGCGGCGACGGCGTCGACCGTGGTCTCGGTCTCACGCCACGGCGCGTCGTCGTCCCAGAGCGCGTTGCTCGCGGCGGCCGGCACGAGGTTCTCGGCGCGGACACCGATGAGCCGGATCAGGTTGCCGGGCTGGTGCAGCACGTCGTACAGCTCGACGGCTTCGCGGTGCAGGCGCTTCGCGACGTCGGTGGGTTCGGCGAGGGTCCGGGAGCGGGTGAGGGTGGTGAAGTCGGTGTAGCGGACCTTGAGCGCCACCGTGCGGGCCTGCACCTCGGCGCGGCGGAGCCGGACGGCGACCTTGTCGGCCAGCCGGAGGAGTTCGCGTGCGACGTCGTCGCGTTCGGTGAGGTCGTGGCCGAAGGTGACCTCGTGCCCGATCGACTTCTCCCCGACACCGCTCTCGACCGTGCGGGGGTCCCGCCCCCACGAGAGGTCGTGCAGCCGTTGGCCGCCGGCGGGGCCGAGTGCGGAGACGAGGGACCCGAGCGGCGTCGTCGCGAGGTCACCGACGGTCCGGATCCCCCGGCGTTCGAGGGTCTCCTGCGTCTTGCCGCCGACGCCCCAGAGCGCGGAGACGGGTTGCGGGTGCAGGAACGCCACGGTGTCGGCCGCGGGCACCACGAGGAGACCGTCCGGCTTCGAGCGACTGGACGCGAGCTTCGCGACGAACTTGGTCGACGCGGCGCCGACGGAGCAGTGCAGGCCCGTCTCCTCGAACACGGCCGCACGGATCGCCCGGCCGATCTCCCACGGGGTGCCGTAGAGCCGCATGGCCCCGGCGACGTCGAGGAAGGCCTCGTCGATGCCGAGCTGCTCGACCCGCGGTGTGAAGCGGTCGAAGACGGCCATCACGGCGGCGGACTTCGCGCGGTACTTCTCGAAGTGCGGCTCGACGATGATCGCGGCCGGGCAGCGGCGCTTCGCGACGGCCATCGGCATCGCGGAGTTCACCCCGTACTTCCGGGCCTCGTACGTGGCGGCGGTGACGACGGACCGGTCCGAGTCGTGCCCGACGATGACCGGCAGCCCGACGAGATCCGGGCGGTCGAGGAGTTCCACCGAGGCGAAGAAGGCGTCCATGTCGACGTGGAGCACGCTGGCGGTCAGGTCGTCGACGGGCGCGTCGGAGACCAGCCGGTTGCGTCCGTCCTGCTTGCTCACACGGAGATGATGCCAGCCCCCGCCGACATCGCCGCGACGACCGTGGCGTGGTGCCGGTCCGCGAGCAACGCGAGCGCCTCGTCGATCCGGCCGAGCGCGTGCACGGCCGTCTCGATCGCCCGCTCGTCCGGCCGTCCGGACGCTGCGGCCACCGCCTCGTCGAGCTGGTCGCCCACCCGCACCCACACCGAAGCCGGCGTCGCGGACCGGGGCCCGGCCACGATGCCGTCGGCGAGCTGCGAGATCGAGGAGGCGAGGCTCTCGGCTGCACCGCGCAGGGCGGCGGGCGGGTCCTGCGGAGCCGCGCCGAGCCTCCCGGCCGCCTCACGCGCGAAGGCCGCAGCCGCCTGCAGCGAGGCGCGCGTCCTGGCGTCGGCGCGCGCCGGCCCACCGGTCGGGAACCGGACCATCGGTCGCAGGACCGCGTCCAGCTGGTACGTGGCGGCGTCCACGGCACGAGACCGGGAACGCAGGCCGGTCACCGGGCCGTCGTCGGTCGGACTGGAGGCACGGTCCGCCTCCGCCGTGTCGCCCGCCTCCGCCTCCGCCTCGGCATCGAGCCCCACGAGCGCGAGTACGAACGCGCGGACCGTGACCAGCTGCCGCCGCACCGCCCGCCGGATGACGGCGCGGGTGGCGATCGGGAAGACGACCGCGCTGACGAGCACCGCGACCGCGGCGCCGAGCAGGTTCTCGGCGAGGCGCATCGGGATGAGGGCGCCGGTGAGGGTGCCGGAGAACGCGTACACCTGGCAGAGCACGACCACGAGGCACGCGGCCCAGACCGAGTACACGCCGCCGAACCCGTACGTGCCGACGGCGAGGAGGACGCAGACGAGCACGATCGTCACCCACGGGTGCGTGGTGCCGAGCAGGTGCACGAGGGCGATCCCGACCGCTCCCCCGATGACCGTCCCGACAGCGCGGTGGAGCGCCTTCCGGATCCGCTCGTGCGTGGTGTTCGTGCCGGCGAGGACGATCATCACGCCGATGACGCCCCAGTAGAACCGGCTGCCGTCGAGCATCAGGGCCAGCGGCTCGACGATCGCGACGGCGATGGCGGCGTGCGCGGCGGTCCGGAGCGACGCCGTCAGGTGCCAGCGTCGCCACGGTCCCTCGGCGACGGCGTCCGCGACGACCGGGACGGCTCCGGCCGGTCGCCCGCCGACCAGGACGACGGGCGTGGCGAACGGCACGCCGGCACCCCGTCGGGGCAGCTCGTCGCGGAGCTCGCGCCAGCGGAGTCCGGCGGACCGCAGGTCGGAGAACTCGGCGGC
It includes:
- a CDS encoding FAD-dependent oxidoreductase; amino-acid sequence: MADSIPHVLVLGGGSAGYTTVKQLQKHAATVPMRITLVDQNTYYTYLPFLPEVAGGHIAPKDVTVELRRALRKTRVIQGKVTGITSADKTVTIATAGGDDRTLGYDQLVVALGSVTRTFPTPGLEEYGIGFKSVEEAAYVRAKLLDNIAKAAATRDEDERRRLLTSIFVGGGYTGVEAIGELFDVSQAAIKTYPSLAGEHPRWVLIDALDRVAPEVGPELSKWTLESLRARGIDVRLKTTMPSCEGGVVKLSDGDEFATGLLVWTAGVKPNPLLDASDLPRGPKGHLAANAKLQVEAEDTHEVVPGVWGLGDVAQVPDLTADKQPAYYPPNAQNAVRQAVVAADNVVATITGKPLEEYRHPSIGTVASYGVAKGAANIKGIKMTNLLAWLAHRAYHVYAMPTLNRKARIVIGWVTGAVSGRDATSLIKETDPRRTFVEASKS
- a CDS encoding DEAD/DEAH box helicase, which gives rise to MSAAEYTDQPGADNESAALWDDSPAAAHDSTPAAAHQDAAAAAEAAGNSAVQHLSPAFPDRAAWGTASKLRAWQVEALTKYFEKEPRDFLAAATPGAGKTTFALRLATELLARGTVDRIVVVAPTEHLKRQWADSADRVGIRLDPMFKNGDGMFGRHYQGVAITYAQVGMNPEVHQKITEGGRTLVVLDEVHHGGDALTWGDGIREAFSKATRRLSLSGTPFRSDTAPIPFVQYAPDEQGIRTSISDYNYGYGRALKDGVVRPVLFMAYAGQMRWKTRMGDEMSASLGEPVTKDITAQAWRTALSPEGEWMPAVLSAADKRLTEVRRGVPDAGGLVIATDTTTARAYARILQQITGERPTVVLSDEVAASSRIQAFGEDTSRWMVAVRMVSEGVDVPRLCVGVYATSASTPLFFAQVIGRFVRARRRGETASVFLPSVPGLMALAASLELERDHALDRPKDADDGMYNPEDAMVAEANKEDRASESLLEVQPFEALDSQASFDRVLYDGGEFGTGGEVGSLEELDFIGIPGLLEPDQVRDLLRARQATQAKRAKGRLPKDGMPTAKEPENRPMYQTIKEQRSELHRLVSIWSRHSNEPHGAIHAELRRISGGPAVAQASIEQIQKRIDLLRSRIGGRR
- the dinB gene encoding DNA polymerase IV; translation: MSKQDGRNRLVSDAPVDDLTASVLHVDMDAFFASVELLDRPDLVGLPVIVGHDSDRSVVTAATYEARKYGVNSAMPMAVAKRRCPAAIIVEPHFEKYRAKSAAVMAVFDRFTPRVEQLGIDEAFLDVAGAMRLYGTPWEIGRAIRAAVFEETGLHCSVGAASTKFVAKLASSRSKPDGLLVVPAADTVAFLHPQPVSALWGVGGKTQETLERRGIRTVGDLATTPLGSLVSALGPAGGQRLHDLSWGRDPRTVESGVGEKSIGHEVTFGHDLTERDDVARELLRLADKVAVRLRRAEVQARTVALKVRYTDFTTLTRSRTLAEPTDVAKRLHREAVELYDVLHQPGNLIRLIGVRAENLVPAAASNALWDDDAPWRETETTVDAVAARFGAGVLRPASLVRGTPEGHVPHARQDRG
- a CDS encoding FUSC family protein; this encodes MPRTETTNRTAPRRRTRTRRLTDRALALDPGLVKTDGALRTLVAVPAGMAVGYAVAAVFGLPAILGVMIGAMPAFITCLVIVDPSTGRTAARTGATLVPFVVALAGSIALQPFRLLELVLIVVLLFLQFAAASWGAWAADAAVVGFAGYLCGLLLPLPETSVVPIGLVVAASLAATIVVRLLLRPNPHRALLRTRRGFVARGSDVLEASAAVLAATAAADVPRARRRALRRLRRARDRYHEIALTVDGMLAASGVDADAATEELHRLVFDTHFAIDELARGAGALVEQDAPSDTRHAALRAFTVVLRHGGSHGQDAAQILLDRSGTGASAADEGTGTTAIVRRLAAEFSDLRSAGLRWRELRDELPRRGAGVPFATPVVLVGGRPAGAVPVVADAVAEGPWRRWHLTASLRTAAHAAIAVAIVEPLALMLDGSRFYWGVIGVMIVLAGTNTTHERIRKALHRAVGTVIGGAVGIALVHLLGTTHPWVTIVLVCVLLAVGTYGFGGVYSVWAACLVVVLCQVYAFSGTLTGALIPMRLAENLLGAAVAVLVSAVVFPIATRAVIRRAVRRQLVTVRAFVLALVGLDAEAEAEAGDTAEADRASSPTDDGPVTGLRSRSRAVDAATYQLDAVLRPMVRFPTGGPARADARTRASLQAAAAFAREAAGRLGAAPQDPPAALRGAAESLASSISQLADGIVAGPRSATPASVWVRVGDQLDEAVAAASGRPDERAIETAVHALGRIDEALALLADRHHATVVAAMSAGAGIISV